The Pseudomonas sp. GD03919 region TGGATCTGCCCCGGGAATGGCGTGAGTTCGTCACGACCAACGAGCTGGACGCGGTGGTGTGTATCGCTGCTGCGCTGCGCCGCGGCGTACTCAATACCGAAGAAGCGCAGCGCTATGCTCGCCCCGCCGCCAATCTGCAGGCCCCGTGGGCGCTTTCCGGCCTCGGCCAATTGCATGAAGCGGCGCAACAGGCCGACCGCCTGATCTGCTTCGGAGGCCACTAATGAGCACGTCTTTGCTGATCATCAGCCGCCAGGCGCCATGGAGCGGCCCTGGAGCACGTGAGGCGCTGGATATCGCCCTGGCCGGCGGCGCCTTCGACCTGCCCATCGGCATGCTGTTTCTCGACGACGGCGTGTTCCAGCTGAGCACAGCCCAGCAACCCGGTGCGCTACAGCAAAAAGACCTTGGCGCGAACCTACAGGCCCTGCCGATGTTCGGTGTCGAGCATCTCTATGCCAGCC contains the following coding sequences:
- the tusD gene encoding sulfurtransferase complex subunit TusD, with amino-acid sequence MKFAIALFAAPHQPASRRALRFAQAALAGGHEIVRLFFYQDGVHSAASNVVSAQDELDLPREWREFVTTNELDAVVCIAAALRRGVLNTEEAQRYARPAANLQAPWALSGLGQLHEAAQQADRLICFGGH
- the tusC gene encoding sulfurtransferase complex subunit TusC: MSTSLLIISRQAPWSGPGAREALDIALAGGAFDLPIGMLFLDDGVFQLSTAQQPGALQQKDLGANLQALPMFGVEHLYASQRSLAERGLSDSELNLPVERLDDNALTSLLDHYDQVITL